From Pseudodesulfovibrio nedwellii:
AGCCGGTGGATACACCACCTCTGCAGCCTGCTACGTGTTCGGTCTCAAGAAATTCCATGCCGGTGTCCGTCCGGCCATCCTGACCGCATTCCTCGGCTATGCCCTCGTGGTTTTTGCTTTGGGATACGACGTCGGTCGTCCTTGGCGTTTGCCGTACCCCCTCTTTGTTCAGCAGGGAACAACGTCTCTGCTTTTTGAAGTGGGTTTGTGCGTCATGCTGTACCTGACCGTGCTGTTCATCGAATTCACACCGGCCCTGTTCGAATGGCTCGGTATGAAGAAGATCCGCAACACCGTGGTTAAATTGACTCTGGTCCTGACCATCTTCGGTGTGGTCCTGTCCACCTTGCATCAGTCCTCTCTGGGCGCGTTGTTCACCATCGTGCCATCGAAGCTGCATCCGCTCTGGTATTCGCAATACCTGCCGGTATTCTTCTTCGTGTCGAGCATTTGTGCCGGGTTGTCCATGGTCATCTTCGAAGGAACTCTCTCTCATAAGCCCATGCACCACTTGATGGACAAGGAGTACCTGAATAACCACGATGGTCTTATCCTTGGATTCGGAAAGACCGCTTCCCTCGTGCTGTTCGGGTACTTCTCCATCAAGGTTATTGGCTTGGCATACGACAACAACTGGCACTACCTGACCACCGGCTACGGCGCGTGGTATCTGGTTGAGATGCTCGGTTGCGTAGCCCTGCCATCTTTCCTGTATGCCATCGGCGTTCGGGACAGGAATATCACTGTCATCAAATGGGCCGCTGGACTGACTGTCCTCGGCATTATCGTCAACCGATTCAATATCTCCATGGTTGCCTTCAACTACCACCTGCCTTCCGCAGAGCGGTATTTCCCGAGCTGGGGCGAGATCACCATCTCCCTGTTCGTAGTCACCATCGGTGTGGTTGTTTTCCGGTTCATCAGCACCAGGATGCCCATTTTCTACGAGCACCCTGATTACAAGGGCGAACACTAGCCTCGGGAGGTATTGAGATGGAATTCTTTAATTTACAGGATTACTACACCTTCACCAAAGGCACAGTGTATCTGATCATGGGAGCAATTCTGGTAGGGGTCACCCTCTATTGGCAGTTCCTCATGGGCGGAAATAAAAAGGACGACTAGGCGCTTAGGCCATCGTTTTATAACTAACGATATGACAATCAAGGAGAAGCGGAAATGTACGATTTCCTGACAGGGCCCATGCTCTGGGTGACGTTTCTCGTCAGCTTTGGCGGCCTGATCGTTCGCGCCGTCATGTATGTCAGGGGCCTGAGTTGGCAGCTTGACAGAGTGGCCTATCGCCCCAACATGAGTTACGGACTGCGCGGTGGATTCCGTTCCATTCTGGCCTTTATCATTCCGTTTAAGGCCCGTTTGTGGAGAGTTCGCCCCGGTTTTACCATCATCTTCTTTGCCTTCCATATCGGATTGCTCGTCACTCCGATCTTTTTGGAAGCACATAATGTGATGCTGCAAGATGCATTCGGATTCAGCCTGCCTGCGCTGCCCACCTTTGTGGCAGACACGCTGGCCTGGATATGCCTGGTCGGCGGCCTGTTCATGGTTCTGCGCCGTATTGCATTCCCTGAAGTGCGCATCATCACCACCTTCTACGATTACCTGCTGCTGGTCATTACGGTGATGCCTTTTGTCACCGGTTTGATCGCACGCTACGAGATGGGCGATTACAACTTCTGGTTGATGGCACATATCATCAGCGCGGAAATCTGGTTGCTTTGTCTGCCTTTCACCAAGCTGAGTCACGCCATTCTGTTCTTCATGTCCCGCATGCAGCTGGGAATGGATTACGGCATCAAGCGTGGTGGCATGAAAGGCTCGGACATGTCCTGGTAATCGGGATTGAGACACAGCCCAAGATAATGGAGAATCACAATGCCTGAAGGAAAACTTTGCAACAGGACGCCCATCAAGACCGATGAACAGCTCAAGCTGACTCTCGGCGATAAGGGCGGAAAGCAATATTACGAAGAAATGAACCACCTGGATGTGGATTCGGAAAAGCTGTGGGCAACCATACAGAAGACCATGAAGTCTAGGCTCAAGACCTGGCTGGAAATCTGTGCTCACTGCGGCCTGTGCGCCGAATCCTGCTTTTTGTACCAGGTTAACGGACGTGTGCCGGAACAAGTTCCGTCCTATAAGATCCAGTCCACACTTGGCCAGATCGTCAAGAAGAAGGGCAAGGTCGACAACGAATTCATGCAGATGTGCATGGAGACCGCTTGGTCCAAATGCACCTGCTGTAACCGTTGCGGCATGTACTGTCCGCACGGCATCGACATGGGTATCATGTTCGGCTACCTGCGCGGTCTGCTGTACTCTCAGGGGTTCGTGCCGTGGGAACTCAAAATTGGTTCCGGTATGCACCGTGTGTATCGTGCTCAGATGGATGTTACCACTGAAGACTGGGTCGAGACATGCGAATGGATGGCCGAAGAGACCGAAGAGGAATGGCCGGGCCTTGAAATTCCAGTCGACAAGGTCGGCGCGGATATCATGTACACCTGCAACGCTCGTGAACCCAAGCACTACCCGGAAGACATTGCCGAAGCGGCTATTCTTTTCCATGTGGCTGGTGAAAACTGGACCGTCCCTTCGGAAGGGTGGGAGCAGACCTCTCTGTCCATGTTTGCCGGTGACTGGGAATGCTGCAAGGACAACGTTCAGAATGTCTACGACGCCATTGAGCGTTTGAAGCCCAAACGTGCAACCGGCACCGAGTGTGGTCACGCACATCGAGCCACTGTCATCGAAGGCCCTTACTGGGTTGGTCGTGAAGATGGTCAGCCGCCTGTTCCTTACGTTCATTACGTGGAATGGTTGGCAGAAGCGCTGCGCACCGGCAAGCTCAAGATTGATCCTTCAAAGAGGATCAAGGAGCCGGTTACCTTGCAGGATTCCTGCAACTATGTGCGTAACCAGGGCCTCAAGGATGTCACCCGTGAGATCATCAGCTACATAGTGGAGCCCGGTTATTTCGTCGAAATGGCCCCCACTAAGGAGCACAACTACTGCTGCGGCGGCGGTGGTGGTTTTAACGGCATCGGCAAGTATCGTGAACAGCGCAACATGGCTCTTCGCAAGAAGATGGATCAGATTCTCGATACGGGTTGCAAGCTCGTCATCGCTCCGTGTCATAACTGCTGGGACGCCATTCGTGACCTTGAGGAAGAGTATGAAATCGGCATCCGCTGGTCCTTCCTCAAACCGTTGGTAATCAAGATGCTGGATGTTCCCGAACATCTGCTGCCCAAGGACGAGTAACCAAAGGACGAGGTGAAATATGTTCAAAAAGATTCTACTGGCTACCAGCGGTGCTCCGTCCACCTTCGGCGCCGCCCGTGTCGCTTTCGACATGGCCAAGCGTTACAACGCAGAGGTCATAGTCTTTAACGTCATGGGTGTACCCACCAAGGCCTTCTCCCAGGAAGTCAACGACGTCCGTACCGGTGAGAAGATTGAGGTTGACGACGAATACCGTTCCTGGGTTGAGGAGGAGTTGAAAAACACCTTCGCAAAGCAGATTGAGAGCGTGGAATTCTCCAAGATGATCCTGACCACCGGCGTGCCGCATCGCGAGATTCTTCGTGCTGCTCGCGACGAAGATGTGGATTTGATCGTCATGGGTGCAAGTTCCGGTGAATCTTCTGCCTACCGCAAAGGTTACCCTGGTTCCACCTTGCAACGTGTTGCTAAAGCAGCCCGTTGTCCGGTGATGACCGTGCACCGCGAGACCGCGTCCTACTGGGGCGGTTTCGGTAATATTGTCTTTGCTACTGACTTCTCCAAGCAGGCGGAGAACGCGTTTAAGTTCGCTTTGGCTTCTGCCAAGGAGTTGGACTGCGACCTGACGCTTCTGCATGCGCTGGATATCAGCGGTAAGGTGCTGGATCAGAACTCCATTGAAGACGATCTCATCGCAACGCGTAAGCGTATCCGCGATACGTATGTTTCGCAGATGGGCGATTTCAAGAACTTCGACGTCGAGGTTTGGGAAGGTGTCCCTTATGTGGAGATCGTCAAGATGGCTCGTGAGCGGTCTGCCGACCTTATTGTTATGGCACACCACAGCCGAGAACTGGACCCTGAAAAGGCTCGTATCGGTTCCACCATGGAGCAGGTTATCCTGCGCGCTGGTTGCCCTGTGGTCAGCGTCAGCAAACCTGACAAAGTATAAGAGTGTGAAATGCGTCCGGCTCTTGCTGGGCCGGACGCTCAAATATTAATGCCGCAGTCGGCCTTGGCGGGAGCGACTGCGGCAAAGTCAAGAATCAAAATAATGATTCATGCGTACCAGGAGGGTTGTTATGTCCAAGAAGATTCTCATCGTTGATGACGACAAGGAAATCCGTTCTTATTTGTCCGAACTTCTCAGCGACAACGGTTATGAAACCGTGACTGCCGTTGATGGTTCCGAGGCTGTTGAGATTGCTCAGCAGGAAAAGCCTGATCTCATCACTCTTGATTTGGAAATGCCCAACGAGTGGGGTCCCAGATTTTACCGCAAGATTAGCCAGGACGAGGCACTCAAGCGTACTCCCGTTGTCGTAATCAGCGGGCTCAACTCAATTAAATACGCTATTCCCAAGGCGATCGCAAGCCTTACAAAACCTTTTGAACCTGCTCAGTTGCTGAAAATCGTCAAGGACGCAATCGGCTAAATTGTAGGCATGGGGGCATGCCGACCCACGGATTTCCATAGTCCGTGGGTCGGATATTCATGCTTGAACAAGTGTGCGGGTTGAGTGTACGTTCAAAGGGTTGCGGGAAACTCAATACCTTGAACAATGGGTAGAATGAATGCCAAAGAAAATTATGGTGGTGGATGATGATCCAGATATCGTCGATTACCTCATCAACGTGTTCGAAGATCACGGATACGACACCTGCCGCGCCTCCGACGGGATATCTGCATATGACGTAGCGAAGGCTGAAAAGCCGGACCTCATAACGCTTGATATCGAAATGCCTCACGAGTGGGGGCCAAGGTTTTATCGTCGGTTGACAAGCGAAGAGGAGTTTTCGGATATTCCGGTGATAGTTATCAGCGGATTGTCCGGGATACATCTGGCCATTCGGCGGGCTGTGGCGACCATCAAGAAGCCTTTTGATCCAGCCGATGTGATTCAGATTGTGCACGAGGCGTTGGGTGACGATTTCTGACAATGATAGCTGACGGTTCAAGGGTGCCGTAATGATTGCATACAGCCGGGGGTGGCTGGATTGTGATCGGCATACCGGGGGTATGATGGACTTCAGGAAATTGATGCTCGTGGATGATGAAGAGGGAGTTCGACGCTTCCTTGGCCTTTCTTTCGAGGAGCTTGGATACGAGGTTAAAACGGCCGCCAATGGTCGAGAGGCTCTGGATCTTTTTGAAGAATTCAGGCCTGATATCGTTTTTACAGATATAAAAATGCCTGTCATGGATGGCATTCAGTTGCTTAAGAGCATTAAGATGCAGTCCCCGGATACCGAGGTGATTATGATCACCGGTCATGGCGATCTGGATTTGGCGATTGAATCGCTTAAATTTGATGCTTCGGATTTTATAACCAAGCCCATTAATAACGGTGTTCTTGAAGTTTCGCTTGAACGTGCTCGTGCTCGTTTCAACATGAAGTTGCAGTTGCGGGAACACACGGAAAATCTGGAAAAATTGGTCGAAGAAAAGACTCGTCGTATCATTGAGCTGGAACGGCAGAATGCTGCTTCGCAGGTGGTGGAGGGGTTGTCCTCGGCCTTGTCCAATGCGGCCCAGGAAGTGGAAACCGGTTCCGGTTTGTTCAATGAACTTCCCTGTCTTGTTTCCATCCATAATAGATATCTCGAAATTGTGGCCCACAATACCTTGTTTGAGGAACGGCTGGGCAATCAGGTTGGCAACAACAGCTTCGATATCTATTCTGATCGGGATTCTCCGGGGAACGCCTGTCCCGTGCAGAAGACTTTCGATACCGGGAAGGGCCAGCGGAGTAAGGAGAATTTTCTTGGCAAGGACGGGGAGGAAATTCCTGTCACGGTCTATACCGCTCCTTTGCCCAACAATGACGGTGATATTGAATTGGTGCTGGATATCTCGGTAGACATGACTGAATTGAAGCGCCTCAAGGATGAGTTGCTCACCACTCAATACAAATATCAGCGCGTGTTCAATGACGCTCCTTGTTACATTACTGTGCAGAATTCTGATCTTTCTATT
This genomic window contains:
- the hmcC gene encoding sulfate respiration complex protein HmcC; this translates as MSVDTIAAEKKSLFTPFNIIAGVILIAGLIVTVMRFTGGLGAVTNLDQNNPWGIWIGFDLMCGVALAAGGYTTSAACYVFGLKKFHAGVRPAILTAFLGYALVVFALGYDVGRPWRLPYPLFVQQGTTSLLFEVGLCVMLYLTVLFIEFTPALFEWLGMKKIRNTVVKLTLVLTIFGVVLSTLHQSSLGALFTIVPSKLHPLWYSQYLPVFFFVSSICAGLSMVIFEGTLSHKPMHHLMDKEYLNNHDGLILGFGKTASLVLFGYFSIKVIGLAYDNNWHYLTTGYGAWYLVEMLGCVALPSFLYAIGVRDRNITVIKWAAGLTVLGIIVNRFNISMVAFNYHLPSAERYFPSWGEITISLFVVTIGVVVFRFISTRMPIFYEHPDYKGEH
- the divK gene encoding DVU0259 family response regulator domain-containing protein — its product is MPKKIMVVDDDPDIVDYLINVFEDHGYDTCRASDGISAYDVAKAEKPDLITLDIEMPHEWGPRFYRRLTSEEEFSDIPVIVISGLSGIHLAIRRAVATIKKPFDPADVIQIVHEALGDDF
- a CDS encoding hybrid sensor histidine kinase/response regulator gives rise to the protein MIAYSRGWLDCDRHTGGMMDFRKLMLVDDEEGVRRFLGLSFEELGYEVKTAANGREALDLFEEFRPDIVFTDIKMPVMDGIQLLKSIKMQSPDTEVIMITGHGDLDLAIESLKFDASDFITKPINNGVLEVSLERARARFNMKLQLREHTENLEKLVEEKTRRIIELERQNAASQVVEGLSSALSNAAQEVETGSGLFNELPCLVSIHNRYLEIVAHNTLFEERLGNQVGNNSFDIYSDRDSPGNACPVQKTFDTGKGQRSKENFLGKDGEEIPVTVYTAPLPNNDGDIELVLDISVDMTELKRLKDELLTTQYKYQRVFNDAPCYITVQNSDLSIAEANHLFKRDFGQSVGRHCFDSYKHRSEPCSDCLVRKTFADGKTRQRETVVTTLSGEQKNMLVQSAPIYDAAGEIVQAMEMSTDITEIRRLQDHLTSLGIMLGSMSHGVKGMLTSLDGGIYRLESGLIRNDEVRVKDATRVLKSMIGRVKKMVLDILYYAKSRELETEVLDASDFLKETADIAEAKSLAAGVEFVCNVPDGLGELKLDSAAMSAALVNFLENGVDACEGRNVDGGGRLEFFAVRNGDNLIISVADNGMGMDQETREKIFTLFFSSKGKRGTGIGLFISNQTIEQHGGSIEVDSSPDKGSKFIVTLPLKTEG
- a CDS encoding universal stress protein: MFKKILLATSGAPSTFGAARVAFDMAKRYNAEVIVFNVMGVPTKAFSQEVNDVRTGEKIEVDDEYRSWVEEELKNTFAKQIESVEFSKMILTTGVPHREILRAARDEDVDLIVMGASSGESSAYRKGYPGSTLQRVAKAARCPVMTVHRETASYWGGFGNIVFATDFSKQAENAFKFALASAKELDCDLTLLHALDISGKVLDQNSIEDDLIATRKRIRDTYVSQMGDFKNFDVEVWEGVPYVEIVKMARERSADLIVMAHHSRELDPEKARIGSTMEQVILRAGCPVVSVSKPDKV
- the divK gene encoding DVU0259 family response regulator domain-containing protein yields the protein MSKKILIVDDDKEIRSYLSELLSDNGYETVTAVDGSEAVEIAQQEKPDLITLDLEMPNEWGPRFYRKISQDEALKRTPVVVISGLNSIKYAIPKAIASLTKPFEPAQLLKIVKDAIG
- the hmcD gene encoding sulfate respiration complex protein HmcD encodes the protein MEFFNLQDYYTFTKGTVYLIMGAILVGVTLYWQFLMGGNKKDD
- the hmcF gene encoding sulfate respiration complex iron-sulfur protein HmcF, with amino-acid sequence MPEGKLCNRTPIKTDEQLKLTLGDKGGKQYYEEMNHLDVDSEKLWATIQKTMKSRLKTWLEICAHCGLCAESCFLYQVNGRVPEQVPSYKIQSTLGQIVKKKGKVDNEFMQMCMETAWSKCTCCNRCGMYCPHGIDMGIMFGYLRGLLYSQGFVPWELKIGSGMHRVYRAQMDVTTEDWVETCEWMAEETEEEWPGLEIPVDKVGADIMYTCNAREPKHYPEDIAEAAILFHVAGENWTVPSEGWEQTSLSMFAGDWECCKDNVQNVYDAIERLKPKRATGTECGHAHRATVIEGPYWVGREDGQPPVPYVHYVEWLAEALRTGKLKIDPSKRIKEPVTLQDSCNYVRNQGLKDVTREIISYIVEPGYFVEMAPTKEHNYCCGGGGGFNGIGKYREQRNMALRKKMDQILDTGCKLVIAPCHNCWDAIRDLEEEYEIGIRWSFLKPLVIKMLDVPEHLLPKDE
- the hmcE gene encoding sulfate respiration complex protein HmcE, translated to MYDFLTGPMLWVTFLVSFGGLIVRAVMYVRGLSWQLDRVAYRPNMSYGLRGGFRSILAFIIPFKARLWRVRPGFTIIFFAFHIGLLVTPIFLEAHNVMLQDAFGFSLPALPTFVADTLAWICLVGGLFMVLRRIAFPEVRIITTFYDYLLLVITVMPFVTGLIARYEMGDYNFWLMAHIISAEIWLLCLPFTKLSHAILFFMSRMQLGMDYGIKRGGMKGSDMSW